In one Leishmania major strain Friedlin complete genome, chromosome 21 genomic region, the following are encoded:
- a CDS encoding histone H2A: MATPRSAKKAARKSSTKSAKAGLIFPVGRVGGMMRRGQYARRIGSSGAVYLAAVLEYLTAELLELSVKAAAQSGKKRCRLSPRTVMLAARHDDDISSLLRKVTLSHSGVVPSASKAVAKKKGGKKGKATPSA; this comes from the coding sequence ATGGCTACTCCTCGCAGCGCCAAGAAGGCCGCCCGCAAGAGCAGCACCAAGTCCGCGAAGGCTGGTCTGATCTTCCCGGTGGGCCGCGTCGGCGGGATGATGCGTCGCGGCCAGTACGCTCGCCGCATCGGCTCCTCTGGCGCCGTGTACCtggccgccgtgctggagtacctgacggcggagctgctggagctgtccgtgaaggcggccgcgcagagCGGGAAGAAGCGGTGCCGCCTGAGCCCGCGCACCGTGATGCTGGCCGCgcgccacgacgacgacatcaGCTCGCTTCTGAGGAAGGTGACCTTGTCTCACAGCGGCGTTGTGCCGAGCGCCAGCAAGGCGGTGGCAAAGAAGAAGGGCGGCAAGAAGGGCAAGGCGACACCGAGCGCATAA
- a CDS encoding putative histone H2A, giving the protein MATPRSAKKAARKSSTKSAKAGLIFPVGRVGGMMRRGQYARRIGSSGAVYLAAVLEYLTAELLELSVKAAAQSGKKRCRLSPRTVMLAARHDDDISSLLRKVTLSHSGVVPSASKAVAKKKGGKKGKATPSA; this is encoded by the coding sequence ATGGCTACTCCTCGCAGCGCCAAGAAGGCCGCCCGCAAGAGCAGCACCAAGTCCGCGAAGGCTGGTCTGATCTTCCCGGTGGGCCGCGTCGGCGGGATGATGCGTCGCGGCCAGTACGCTCGCCGCATCGGCTCCTCTGGCGCCGTGTACCtggccgccgtgctggagtacctgacggcggagctgctggagctgtccgtgaaggcggccgcgcagagCGGGAAGAAGCGGTGCCGCCTGAGCCCGCGCACCGTGATGCTGGCCGCgcgccacgacgacgacatcaGCTCGCTTCTGAGGAAGGTGACCTTGTCTCACAGCGGCGTTGTGCCGAGCGCCAGCAAGGCGGTGGCAAAGAAGAAGGGCGGCAAGAAGGGCAAGGCGACACCGAGCGCATAG